A genome region from Brassica oleracea var. oleracea cultivar TO1000 chromosome C2, BOL, whole genome shotgun sequence includes the following:
- the LOC106324964 gene encoding uncharacterized protein LOC106324964 isoform X2, whose translation MAGIAIVLDLLKKSHNTHRIHSSSSLSPASVVASAAAVSAAASAPFASRFLFGSFEPRVAYCDAAAAGIDDAYLAAIRKVSADALQLQPPTYIPSSKVYSIQPKPLFSAFEFRALAMTTVRSLLMFYLPLLEANPASEDDDDDFLNNGPEEQRRVDLIVPLKKSAKQIARETTVVTTRRVLERVAVSYVSQRMAWKILKDVPQSTLRKAGRGWPTHVYIYKVSQTTLRGHFLGIAASWTVQVGIEIYRCVSRYVKPVDVEEEGEQVVISEQAKDLGNKVVGITVRCGASLVFAAIGAGICSCLIRPSMGQWIGCALGDLAGPMVVSICLQKTLQADS comes from the exons ATGGCGGGAATAGCTATAGTCTTAGATCTACTCAAGAAATCTCATAACACGCACCGTATCCACTCATCGTCGTCTCTGTCTCCCGCCTCCGTCGTCGCTTCTGCCGCCGCCGTTTCCGCTGCCGCCAGTGCTCCCTTCGCGTCTAGGTTTCTCTTCGG TTCCTTTGAGCCTCGAGTTGCGTACTGTGATGCTGCAGCAGCTGGGATTGATGATGCTTACCTTGCCGCTATACGAAAAGTGTCTGCTGATGCTTTGCAGCTTCAACCGCCAACATACATTCCTAGCTCTAAGGTTTACAGTATCCAGCCAAAGCCGCTTTTCTCGGCCTTTGAGTTCAGGGCGCTTGCGATGACCACGGTGAGATCCCTCCTCATGTTCTATCTTCCTCTTTTGGAGGCTAACCCTGCTTCAGAGGACGATGATGATGATTTCCTAAACAATGGTCCCGAAGAACAACGCCGTGTAGACTTGATTGTTCCTCTTAAAAAATCTGCCAAGCAGATTGCACGTGAG ACCACAGTTGTGACTACTAGGAGAGTTCTTGAAAGGGTGGCTGTTAGTTATGTCTCGCAGCGTATGGCATGGAAAATTCTAAAGG ATGTGCCTCAGTCAACTTTACGCAAAGCTGGTAGAGGCTGGCCCACACATGTATACATCTATAAAGTCAGCCAGACAACTCTTAGAG GACACTTTCTTGGGATTGCAGCATCATGGACAGTCCAAGTAGGCATAGAGATCTACAGATGTGTGTCACGGTATGTTAAACCCGTGGATGTGGAAGAAGAAGGGGAGCAAGTCGTGATATCAGAGCAAGCAAAGGATCTTGGAAACAAAGTTGTGGGAATCACAGTAAGATGTGGTGCTTCCTTAGTTTTTGCTGCCATTGGAGCTGGCATCTGCTCTTGTCTCATCCGTCCCTCCATGGGCCAATGGATCG GGTGCGCGCTGGGGGACTTGGCTGGTCCGATGGTTGTTTCGATTTGCTTGCAGAAGACTCTTCAAGCTGATAGTTAA
- the LOC106324964 gene encoding uncharacterized protein LOC106324964 isoform X1, whose translation MAGIAIVLDLLKKSHNTHRIHSSSSLSPASVVASAAAVSAAASAPFASRFLFGSFEPRVAYCDAAAAGIDDAYLAAIRKVSADALQLQPPTYIPSSKVYSIQPKPLFSAFEFRALAMTTVRSLLMFYLPLLEANPASEDDDDDFLNNGPEEQRRVDLIVPLKKSAKQIARETTVVTTRRVLERVAVSYVSQRMAWKILKDVPQSTLRKAGRGWPTHVYIYKVSQTTLRGLIIKSSFSLSYMSNLLKLTYICCVIGGVYAGHFLGIAASWTVQVGIEIYRCVSRYVKPVDVEEEGEQVVISEQAKDLGNKVVGITVRCGASLVFAAIGAGICSCLIRPSMGQWIGCALGDLAGPMVVSICLQKTLQADS comes from the exons ATGGCGGGAATAGCTATAGTCTTAGATCTACTCAAGAAATCTCATAACACGCACCGTATCCACTCATCGTCGTCTCTGTCTCCCGCCTCCGTCGTCGCTTCTGCCGCCGCCGTTTCCGCTGCCGCCAGTGCTCCCTTCGCGTCTAGGTTTCTCTTCGG TTCCTTTGAGCCTCGAGTTGCGTACTGTGATGCTGCAGCAGCTGGGATTGATGATGCTTACCTTGCCGCTATACGAAAAGTGTCTGCTGATGCTTTGCAGCTTCAACCGCCAACATACATTCCTAGCTCTAAGGTTTACAGTATCCAGCCAAAGCCGCTTTTCTCGGCCTTTGAGTTCAGGGCGCTTGCGATGACCACGGTGAGATCCCTCCTCATGTTCTATCTTCCTCTTTTGGAGGCTAACCCTGCTTCAGAGGACGATGATGATGATTTCCTAAACAATGGTCCCGAAGAACAACGCCGTGTAGACTTGATTGTTCCTCTTAAAAAATCTGCCAAGCAGATTGCACGTGAG ACCACAGTTGTGACTACTAGGAGAGTTCTTGAAAGGGTGGCTGTTAGTTATGTCTCGCAGCGTATGGCATGGAAAATTCTAAAGG ATGTGCCTCAGTCAACTTTACGCAAAGCTGGTAGAGGCTGGCCCACACATGTATACATCTATAAAGTCAGCCAGACAACTCTTAGAGGTTTGATCATCAAAAGCTCGTTCTCTCTATCTTACATGAGCAATCTCCTTAAGCTTACATATATATGTTGTGTCATTGGTGGGGTTTACGCAGGACACTTTCTTGGGATTGCAGCATCATGGACAGTCCAAGTAGGCATAGAGATCTACAGATGTGTGTCACGGTATGTTAAACCCGTGGATGTGGAAGAAGAAGGGGAGCAAGTCGTGATATCAGAGCAAGCAAAGGATCTTGGAAACAAAGTTGTGGGAATCACAGTAAGATGTGGTGCTTCCTTAGTTTTTGCTGCCATTGGAGCTGGCATCTGCTCTTGTCTCATCCGTCCCTCCATGGGCCAATGGATCG GGTGCGCGCTGGGGGACTTGGCTGGTCCGATGGTTGTTTCGATTTGCTTGCAGAAGACTCTTCAAGCTGATAGTTAA